One Paenibacillus sp. FSL W8-0186 genomic window carries:
- a CDS encoding dihydrofolate reductase family protein, with product MKRRILLDLAVTLDGFIEGKNGEVDWCITDSDMGFIDFLNQIDTILYGRKSYDLWGEFTPETELTDTEKEMWGLYHSKEKYVFSRTKKGANNKAIFINDNILEEVNKLKNKSGKDMWLYGGASLITTFMDLGLVDEFRLSVHPVILGEGKPLFIDIKQRLNLKMVNTRTFSSGVVQLIYHLNEKE from the coding sequence ATGAAACGAAGAATACTTTTAGATTTAGCAGTTACTTTAGATGGTTTTATTGAAGGGAAGAATGGGGAAGTTGATTGGTGCATCACGGACTCTGACATGGGGTTTATTGATTTCTTAAATCAAATTGATACTATTTTATATGGAAGAAAAAGCTATGATTTATGGGGAGAATTTACTCCAGAAACTGAACTTACTGATACTGAAAAAGAAATGTGGGGATTATATCATAGTAAAGAAAAATATGTGTTTTCCAGGACAAAAAAAGGGGCTAATAATAAAGCAATATTCATAAATGATAATATTCTTGAAGAAGTAAATAAATTAAAGAATAAGTCTGGTAAAGACATGTGGCTATATGGCGGAGCAAGTCTCATTACAACTTTTATGGATTTAGGGCTTGTTGATGAGTTTAGATTATCTGTGCACCCTGTTATTTTGGGAGAAGGAAAACCTCTGTTTATAGATATAAAACAGAGGTTGAATTTAAAAATGGTTAATACAAGAACATTCTCCTCTGGCGTTGTGCAACTAATCTATCATTTGAATGAGAAAGAATAA
- a CDS encoding DUF6809 family protein has protein sequence MKSFLEDLYYGKLYPGEQIVSNDPKYRALNREISEMMQMWRQKLSEEDFRQLEAMLDLQGESNSIHNMETFVQGFKLGASMMIEVWNGKE, from the coding sequence GTGAAAAGCTTCTTGGAGGATCTCTATTACGGAAAGCTGTACCCGGGCGAGCAGATCGTTTCCAACGATCCCAAATATCGTGCGTTAAACCGCGAAATATCGGAGATGATGCAGATGTGGAGGCAGAAGCTGTCGGAGGAGGATTTTAGGCAGCTTGAAGCGATGCTGGATCTACAAGGGGAGTCGAATTCGATTCACAATATGGAGACCTTTGTCCAGGGCTTTAAGCTGGGGGCTTCCATGATGATCGAGGTATGGAACGGGAAGGAGTAG
- a CDS encoding helix-turn-helix transcriptional regulator, whose translation MYERIRNLREDKDMTQTQVAQYLNCSQRIYSNYERGEVDIPTRILIKLADLHNTSTDYLLNRTNQREPYSKN comes from the coding sequence ATGTATGAAAGAATTAGGAATTTACGAGAAGATAAAGACATGACTCAGACTCAAGTAGCCCAATATTTAAATTGCAGTCAACGAATTTACAGTAATTATGAGCGTGGCGAAGTTGATATACCTACGAGGATTTTAATTAAGCTAGCCGACCTTCACAATACAAGTACTGATTATCTGTTGAATAGAACTAATCAAAGAGAACCTTATTCTAAAAACTAA
- a CDS encoding ATP-binding protein produces MNLKTINNPFGKVISVSGMEIIIEVDNKLKISNLEQELVIDGEHKNLYVGTVGDIFVIGGPSTSDSIHFGIFEEVKLVSESEKLPTSKAIVSAKVIGYQNPNSKNILQFKRGIGHYPKFNSFCYLLTTEEKQELFSLHEEGLNIGTVPGITKETVSIHINKFLSKHSVILGSTGSGKSYTVASILQKVQRELPFSHIIFFDLHDEYSSAFLPERINKVCADKFHLPYWLLNFEEFQSIFLGDIDYSKNNEEFRALREQFINLKEEAYESLKTHVGKIDKININAPLYFSIDKLIKNLERLNKQTYWKSDGADAINEETGEFLANSGSSKVDRDGKGKDQILQGQYFNKLLQIIEKLKSIYQDRRYQFLFRAEDDCSLYLVDYMTELLSIRNSENQTQLTILDFSKIPSEITPIIIGMISRLCFEYKLWESDPKELPIYLVFEEAHNYIPKENSPLTNLSKKYIGRIAKEGRKYGISQLIISQRPSDLSTTIVSQCSNFFILRVTNPDDQSFIQHVLPDHLSALSTMIPFFENGEVLVAGECIVIPTKVKIDYPDPLPNSSDVNFKEIWKKPLSDYEVLQTIKQWWDVKQNE; encoded by the coding sequence ATGAATCTAAAAACTATAAATAATCCATTTGGAAAGGTAATTTCAGTATCTGGAATGGAAATTATCATTGAAGTAGATAATAAATTGAAGATAAGTAATTTAGAACAAGAATTAGTTATAGATGGAGAACATAAGAACCTTTATGTTGGAACCGTTGGAGACATTTTTGTTATAGGTGGCCCATCCACCTCTGATTCAATACATTTTGGAATTTTTGAAGAAGTTAAATTGGTCTCTGAATCAGAGAAATTGCCTACCTCAAAAGCTATCGTTAGTGCAAAAGTAATAGGCTATCAAAATCCTAATTCTAAAAATATACTGCAATTTAAGCGGGGAATCGGTCATTATCCAAAGTTCAACTCATTCTGTTACTTGCTCACAACTGAGGAAAAACAAGAACTTTTCTCACTACATGAAGAAGGACTAAACATTGGAACAGTTCCAGGAATTACAAAAGAGACAGTTAGTATACACATAAATAAATTTTTATCTAAACATTCAGTTATACTTGGTTCCACCGGATCTGGAAAATCATATACGGTTGCAAGCATCTTACAAAAAGTTCAAAGAGAACTCCCTTTCAGTCACATTATATTTTTTGATCTTCATGATGAATATTCAAGTGCTTTTTTACCAGAGAGAATTAATAAAGTATGTGCAGATAAATTTCATTTACCATACTGGTTATTAAATTTTGAAGAATTCCAATCCATTTTTTTAGGAGACATTGACTATTCGAAAAATAATGAGGAATTCAGAGCTCTTAGGGAACAATTTATTAATCTAAAAGAAGAGGCCTATGAAAGTCTTAAAACTCACGTTGGAAAAATCGACAAAATAAATATTAATGCTCCTTTATATTTTTCCATTGACAAATTGATCAAAAACTTAGAAAGGTTAAATAAGCAGACTTACTGGAAATCAGATGGTGCAGATGCAATAAACGAAGAAACTGGTGAATTTCTAGCTAATTCCGGATCTTCCAAAGTAGATCGAGACGGTAAAGGGAAAGACCAAATTTTACAAGGTCAATATTTTAACAAGTTACTACAAATCATTGAAAAACTAAAAAGTATTTATCAAGATAGGCGCTATCAATTTTTATTTAGAGCAGAAGATGATTGTTCGCTATACTTAGTTGATTATATGACAGAACTACTTTCAATAAGAAATTCCGAAAATCAAACTCAACTTACTATTCTAGATTTCTCTAAAATCCCATCAGAAATTACACCTATAATAATCGGAATGATATCCAGATTGTGTTTTGAATATAAATTGTGGGAATCAGATCCAAAAGAATTGCCAATATACTTAGTTTTTGAAGAAGCGCATAACTATATCCCTAAAGAAAATAGTCCACTAACAAATTTATCAAAAAAATATATTGGAAGAATTGCAAAAGAAGGTAGAAAATATGGAATAAGTCAACTGATAATCAGCCAAAGACCGTCTGATCTATCTACAACAATTGTTTCACAATGTTCTAATTTTTTTATTTTAAGAGTCACGAATCCTGACGACCAATCTTTTATACAACATGTTTTGCCAGATCATTTAAGCGCCTTATCGACTATGATTCCATTTTTTGAAAATGGAGAAGTTCTAGTTGCAGGAGAATGTATAGTAATCCCTACTAAAGTTAAAATTGATTATCCAGATCCTCTTCCTAACTCGAGTGATGTTAACTTTAAAGAAATATGGAAAAAGCCTTTATCTGACTATGAAGTCTTACAAACTATTAAACAATGGTGGGATGTTAAACAAAATGAGTAA
- a CDS encoding AAA family ATPase produces MSKIIEKISIKNYRGIKDPHDLELAEQGKITFLIGPNNSGKSLVARIFTIFDVDITQYDSHLFSIPFTDKDFYNFNVNDPIIVKFTINTERFSSSQDADLFQISKLKQVNLSFTIRKYNGLFNCCLHLIYGDTSSHLFNDVNQRYEYNEQFSSVSTINKISKDKVERICTKLFNVLKSKILIFDSIRSFDRILNSSFYKSGSELVNWLNENKNPSETTKVRSLLSNWLKNEFNLDAPVAINADIENKQLIFTFHNYLELSSKEIGTGYTMLCILLMEIARGSKEFIVIDELESHLQPGLVRVLIKLLRGFSSQYLIATHSPTAIEASVFDDFLYRFSKRNEMCTFEGFFRRDSKDGRSAKILREVANELGIVPGDALLSNAVIWVEGPSEVFWVRAWLKSYFEIYKRANNIQNNIIEGLHYAILMTGGNNIAHYSYSENEIEISDLDIEHKLNVLRVNPNPFVIIDSDNTNNQSKKYKRMQQIAIELKEQNKLHPLFRSSSEANFNINNLPNLWVLKGRELENYAHPSLIFKFYKGLNDSRQSKVTGLTESINWDVFSLEKGVGTILEEQGIQYIAESSGTIKHKSQLARFMFENLNEDHFNLECEFQSPNPEMLDDLTKNLDKLVKYILLVNSLF; encoded by the coding sequence ATGAGTAAAATTATTGAAAAAATATCTATTAAAAATTATAGAGGAATTAAAGATCCGCATGATTTGGAGTTGGCAGAACAAGGGAAAATAACATTTTTAATCGGTCCAAACAATTCTGGAAAATCATTAGTTGCAAGAATATTCACTATATTCGATGTAGATATTACTCAGTATGATTCTCATTTGTTTTCTATTCCTTTTACAGACAAAGATTTTTATAACTTCAATGTGAATGATCCGATTATAGTTAAGTTCACAATTAATACGGAACGATTTTCATCAAGTCAAGACGCAGACTTGTTCCAAATTTCTAAATTAAAACAAGTTAATCTATCTTTTACAATAAGAAAATATAATGGTCTATTTAATTGCTGCTTGCACTTAATTTACGGAGATACTAGTTCTCATTTATTTAATGATGTAAATCAACGTTATGAATATAATGAACAATTCTCTTCTGTTTCAACTATAAATAAAATTTCAAAAGATAAAGTTGAACGTATTTGTACGAAATTATTTAATGTATTAAAATCAAAAATCTTAATATTTGATTCAATTCGTTCATTTGACCGAATTCTAAATAGTTCTTTTTACAAAAGTGGTTCCGAATTAGTAAATTGGTTAAATGAAAATAAGAATCCTAGCGAAACTACTAAAGTAAGAAGCTTGCTAAGTAATTGGTTGAAAAATGAATTTAATTTAGACGCTCCTGTCGCTATAAATGCTGATATTGAGAATAAACAATTAATATTCACATTCCATAATTACTTAGAACTTTCCTCCAAAGAAATAGGAACAGGTTATACAATGTTATGTATACTACTAATGGAGATTGCAAGAGGAAGTAAAGAATTTATAGTTATAGATGAATTAGAAAGTCATCTTCAGCCTGGTTTAGTACGTGTACTCATAAAGCTTTTGAGAGGATTTTCAAGTCAATATTTAATTGCTACACATTCTCCAACGGCAATTGAAGCTTCTGTATTTGATGACTTTCTTTATAGATTTTCTAAAAGAAATGAAATGTGTACTTTCGAAGGTTTCTTTAGAAGAGATAGTAAAGATGGAAGGAGTGCCAAAATTCTACGAGAAGTAGCAAATGAACTTGGGATTGTTCCAGGAGACGCGCTGCTAAGTAATGCTGTCATTTGGGTAGAAGGGCCTTCTGAAGTATTCTGGGTAAGAGCTTGGCTGAAATCATATTTTGAAATTTATAAAAGAGCAAATAACATCCAAAATAACATTATTGAAGGGCTTCACTATGCAATTTTAATGACAGGAGGTAACAATATTGCTCACTATTCATATTCTGAAAATGAAATTGAAATTAGTGATTTAGATATTGAACATAAATTAAATGTTCTAAGAGTAAATCCTAACCCTTTTGTTATCATCGACTCTGATAATACAAATAATCAATCCAAAAAGTATAAAAGAATGCAACAAATCGCAATAGAATTGAAAGAGCAAAATAAGCTTCATCCTCTTTTTCGTTCTTCATCAGAAGCAAACTTTAATATCAATAATTTACCTAACCTTTGGGTATTAAAAGGAAGAGAACTTGAAAATTATGCTCATCCCTCATTAATATTTAAGTTTTATAAAGGTTTAAATGATTCAAGACAATCTAAAGTAACTGGATTAACTGAATCAATTAATTGGGATGTCTTTTCTTTAGAAAAAGGGGTAGGGACAATTCTTGAAGAACAAGGAATACAGTATATTGCAGAATCCAGCGGTACCATCAAACACAAATCACAATTAGCACGATTTATGTTTGAAAATCTAAATGAAGATCATTTTAATTTAGAGTGTGAATTTCAAAGTCCGAATCCAGAAATGTTAGATGATTTGACAAAAAATTTAGATAAATTAGTAAAATATATTTTATTAGTTAACTCCTTATTTTAA
- a CDS encoding VOC family protein, whose translation MAVDVYFNFNGNCREAVEFYADVFNTGAPHIMTFAEAPPNPEYKLPDEAKDLVMHARINIKGSNVMFSDVFPGMPYVQGNNITLAFISDDLEEVKSVFHKLKDGGKVNMELQETFWSKCYGSVKDKFGTEWQVSHDSGENAM comes from the coding sequence ATGGCTGTTGATGTGTATTTCAATTTTAATGGGAACTGCCGCGAAGCTGTAGAATTCTACGCCGATGTATTTAACACCGGAGCACCGCATATCATGACCTTTGCAGAAGCGCCGCCGAATCCGGAGTATAAGCTTCCAGATGAAGCGAAGGATCTAGTCATGCACGCACGCATCAACATTAAAGGAAGCAACGTAATGTTCTCCGATGTATTTCCGGGAATGCCTTACGTGCAGGGCAACAACATCACCCTAGCCTTCATCAGTGATGATCTCGAAGAGGTCAAGTCCGTATTCCATAAGTTGAAGGATGGCGGCAAGGTGAACATGGAGCTGCAGGAGACGTTCTGGAGCAAATGCTATGGCAGCGTCAAGGACAAGTTCGGCACCGAGTGGCAGGTCAGCCACGATAGCGGCGAAAACGCCATGTAA
- the nrdF gene encoding class 1b ribonucleoside-diphosphate reductase subunit beta: MTKFEAVNWNAPEADYTEMLWTQNTSQFWLDTEIPVSKDLKSWTELSSAEKNTFMKVLGGLTLLDTEQGNVGMPLIAQHVEGKQKKAILIFQAAMEEIHAKSYSTIFTTVASSEMISETFQWVRSNKYLQYKTHRIDSYYRDIKQGELLSLYQAMVASVFLESFLFYSGFFYPLYLAGQGKMVASGEIIKLIIRDESVHGVFVGLLAQEVFQQLSAEEQEFAEKFVNELLMDLYKNELAYTEELYDSIGLTHEVKKYIRYNANKALMNLGIEPAFEEEEINPVVLNGIRTETSTHDFFSTKGKGYQKGTVEPLRDDDFAFLDQRVKESNIW; the protein is encoded by the coding sequence ATGACGAAGTTTGAAGCGGTGAACTGGAATGCGCCGGAAGCGGATTATACGGAAATGCTGTGGACGCAGAATACGTCGCAATTTTGGCTGGACACGGAAATTCCGGTATCCAAGGATCTGAAGTCCTGGACCGAGCTGAGCAGCGCAGAGAAGAATACATTCATGAAAGTGCTGGGCGGCTTGACGCTGCTCGACACAGAGCAGGGGAACGTCGGCATGCCGCTGATTGCGCAGCATGTGGAAGGGAAGCAGAAGAAGGCGATCCTGATTTTCCAGGCGGCGATGGAGGAAATCCATGCGAAGAGCTACAGTACGATTTTTACAACCGTAGCCAGCAGCGAGATGATCAGCGAAACCTTCCAGTGGGTACGCAGCAATAAATATTTGCAGTACAAGACGCACCGGATTGATTCCTATTACCGGGATATCAAGCAGGGCGAACTGCTGAGCCTGTATCAGGCCATGGTTGCCTCGGTGTTCCTGGAGAGCTTCCTGTTCTACTCCGGGTTCTTCTATCCGCTCTATTTGGCGGGACAAGGGAAAATGGTGGCGAGCGGGGAGATCATCAAGCTGATCATCCGCGACGAGAGCGTGCATGGCGTGTTCGTTGGCCTGCTTGCTCAGGAGGTATTCCAGCAATTGAGCGCAGAGGAGCAGGAATTCGCCGAGAAGTTCGTGAACGAGCTGCTGATGGATCTGTACAAGAACGAGCTGGCATATACCGAAGAGTTATATGATTCGATCGGCTTAACCCATGAAGTGAAGAAATATATCCGTTACAACGCAAACAAAGCGTTAATGAACCTGGGCATTGAGCCGGCTTTTGAAGAGGAAGAGATCAACCCTGTCGTGCTGAACGGAATCCGTACGGAGACAAGCACGCATGATTTCTTCTCCACGAAAGGCAAGGGGTACCAGAAAGGTACCGTCGAGCCGCTGCGTGACGATGACTTTGCATTCCTCGACCAAAGGGTGAAGGAATCGAATATTTGGTAA
- the nrdE gene encoding class 1b ribonucleoside-diphosphate reductase subunit alpha: MPTQPVSQTQIPNWIQLNNEIMVQKNGQFQFHKDLEAARSYFVDYVNQNTVFFHDLKEKIDYLIEHDYYEAELFAKYEFADVKKLYEDLYARKFRFPSFMSAFKFYNNYAMKTNDGSKFLERYEDRIAVTALFLGDGDIKKAGEYADVLISQEYQPATPTFLNAGKKRRGELVSCFLLEVDDSMNAIGFAINSALQLSKIGGGVSLNLSKIRAAGEQIKGLDGKASGVLPVMKLFEDAFSYANQLGQRDGSGVVYLNLFHADIHEFLDTKKINSDEKIRIKTLSLGVVAPNKFFELVEQDKDMYLFYPHTVYQEYGVHLDDMDLTAMYDELVNNPKVRKKKIVARDLIIKIAQTQMESGYPYIMYVDNTNEQHALKNIGRVKFSNLCSEIAQLSEVSTINDYNQEDVIQRDISCNLGSLNIVNVMKNQRMRETVHLAMDALTEVSDRTELEIVPSVAKANRELHSVGLGAMNLHGFLALNHIPYESKEAIDFARTFFMMLNYYSIERSMMIARERQVTFKDFEQSEYASGAYFKRYEDNDYSPRTDKVKALFAGHHIPTREDWLRLKEDTMKHGLYHAYRLAIAPTGSISYLQSSTASIAPITQRIEEREYGDSKTIYPMPFLNESNYFFYKEAYDMDMFNLIDLVAEVQVHIDQAISTILYVKDNLTTRDLAKYYIYAQKKGLKTLYYTRTRKRTIEECISCVI, from the coding sequence ATGCCAACTCAACCCGTTTCACAAACGCAAATTCCCAATTGGATACAGCTTAACAATGAAATCATGGTGCAAAAGAACGGGCAGTTCCAGTTCCATAAGGATCTGGAGGCAGCCCGCAGCTATTTCGTCGATTATGTGAATCAGAATACGGTGTTCTTCCACGACCTAAAGGAGAAAATCGACTATCTGATCGAGCATGACTACTACGAGGCGGAGCTGTTTGCAAAATACGAATTCGCCGATGTGAAGAAGCTGTACGAGGATCTCTATGCGCGCAAGTTCCGTTTCCCTTCCTTTATGAGCGCATTTAAATTTTATAATAACTATGCGATGAAAACGAATGACGGCTCAAAGTTCCTGGAACGTTATGAGGATCGCATCGCCGTAACGGCGCTGTTTCTCGGCGACGGCGACATCAAGAAAGCCGGGGAATATGCAGATGTCCTGATCTCCCAGGAGTATCAGCCAGCAACGCCAACGTTCCTGAATGCGGGCAAGAAGCGCCGCGGGGAACTGGTCAGCTGCTTCCTGCTGGAGGTCGATGACTCGATGAACGCGATCGGGTTTGCAATCAATTCCGCGCTCCAGCTTAGCAAAATCGGCGGCGGCGTCAGCCTGAATCTCAGCAAAATCCGCGCAGCCGGCGAGCAAATCAAAGGCCTGGACGGCAAAGCGAGCGGCGTGCTGCCCGTGATGAAGCTGTTCGAGGATGCGTTCTCTTACGCGAACCAGCTGGGCCAGCGGGACGGCAGCGGCGTCGTCTATCTCAATTTGTTCCATGCGGACATTCATGAGTTTCTGGATACGAAGAAGATCAACAGCGACGAGAAAATCCGCATCAAAACATTGTCCCTTGGCGTTGTAGCGCCGAACAAGTTCTTCGAGCTTGTGGAGCAGGACAAGGACATGTATCTGTTCTATCCGCATACCGTCTACCAGGAATACGGCGTCCATCTGGACGATATGGATTTGACGGCGATGTACGATGAGCTCGTAAACAACCCGAAGGTCCGCAAGAAAAAAATCGTGGCGCGCGATCTGATCATCAAAATCGCACAAACACAAATGGAGTCGGGTTATCCGTACATTATGTACGTGGATAACACGAACGAACAGCATGCCCTAAAGAATATCGGGCGCGTGAAGTTCTCCAATCTGTGCAGCGAGATCGCGCAGCTAAGCGAAGTGTCGACGATTAACGACTATAACCAGGAGGATGTCATCCAGCGCGACATTTCCTGTAACTTGGGCTCGCTGAACATCGTCAACGTGATGAAGAACCAGCGGATGCGCGAGACGGTTCACCTGGCCATGGACGCTCTGACCGAGGTCAGCGACCGCACCGAACTGGAGATTGTGCCTTCCGTAGCCAAAGCGAATCGGGAGCTGCATTCCGTCGGCCTTGGGGCGATGAATTTGCATGGATTTTTGGCGCTGAACCATATTCCTTACGAATCCAAGGAAGCGATTGATTTTGCGCGTACGTTCTTTATGATGCTGAACTACTATTCGATCGAGCGCTCGATGATGATCGCCCGGGAGAGACAAGTGACGTTCAAGGACTTCGAGCAGAGCGAATACGCAAGCGGAGCTTATTTCAAGCGTTATGAGGACAATGACTACTCTCCGCGCACCGATAAGGTGAAGGCATTGTTCGCCGGCCATCATATTCCAACCCGCGAGGACTGGCTGCGGCTGAAGGAAGATACGATGAAGCACGGGCTGTACCATGCTTATCGCCTGGCGATTGCGCCGACGGGCTCGATTTCTTATCTGCAGTCGTCGACGGCTTCAATTGCCCCGATTACGCAGCGCATTGAAGAGCGGGAATACGGCGATTCCAAGACGATCTATCCAATGCCATTCCTGAACGAAAGCAATTACTTCTTCTATAAAGAAGCTTACGATATGGATATGTTCAACCTGATTGATCTCGTAGCCGAAGTACAGGTGCATATCGACCAGGCGATTTCCACGATTCTGTACGTGAAGGATAACCTGACGACAAGAGACTTGGCGAAATACTATATTTATGCGCAGAAAAAAGGGCTGAAGACCCTCTATTACACTCGCACGAGAAAAAGAACGATCGAAGAGTGCATCAGCTGCGTTATTTAA
- the nrdI gene encoding class Ib ribonucleoside-diphosphate reductase assembly flavoprotein NrdI produces MLVVYDSKTGNVKRFVSKLDVEHVQIRDGLVVDRPFVLITYTTGFGQVPQSTLKFLEDNGELLQGVAASGNTNWGVRYGLAGDQVAQMYSVPLLMKFELSGTKKDVERFIQEVKQIDYTHANSTRFTNANSQLDTA; encoded by the coding sequence ATGCTTGTGGTTTATGATTCGAAGACGGGTAACGTCAAACGATTTGTCAGCAAGCTGGATGTAGAGCATGTCCAGATTCGAGACGGCTTGGTCGTTGATCGGCCATTTGTACTCATTACATATACGACAGGCTTCGGCCAGGTTCCTCAATCGACCCTGAAATTTCTTGAGGACAACGGAGAGCTGCTGCAGGGCGTTGCCGCAAGCGGCAATACGAACTGGGGCGTTCGCTACGGACTGGCCGGGGATCAGGTTGCACAGATGTACTCGGTCCCTTTATTGATGAAATTCGAGCTTAGCGGCACCAAGAAGGATGTCGAGAGATTTATACAGGAGGTTAAGCAAATTGACTACACTCATGCCAACTCAACCCGTTTCACAAACGCAAATTCCCAATTGGATACAGCTTAA
- a CDS encoding iron ABC transporter permease has product MEPIQGLSQASGKRRTQRGILVMAILGILIVCAFIVSMNTGFIRLSPLDVLKTLFGMGTDKQSLILFDFRLPRIVISVLIGAGLAVSGCILQGISRNPLADPGILGINAGAGLMVMLYVSFFPTTSFRSIFLLPLLALLGAGLTAALIYALSYKRNEGVSPTRLILTGIGVAAGISSAMIVLTLKLDPQKYQFMATWLAGSIWGSNWKFVLALLPWIVVLLPLAFYKARVMNILNLGENSATGLGIPVEKERLLLLAVAVGLAGSSVAVSGGIGFVGLIAPHLARRLVGPKHELLLPASAMTGALLVIVADTIGRWLMQPTEIPTGIVVAVIGAPYFLYLLSKVKG; this is encoded by the coding sequence ATGGAACCAATACAGGGATTATCTCAGGCTTCTGGCAAACGCAGAACGCAGCGCGGCATCTTAGTGATGGCGATTTTGGGCATTCTGATCGTCTGTGCTTTTATTGTGAGTATGAACACAGGATTCATCCGGCTGTCGCCGCTTGACGTGCTCAAGACGCTGTTCGGCATGGGAACGGATAAGCAATCGCTGATCTTGTTCGACTTCCGGCTCCCGCGCATCGTCATTTCCGTGCTCATCGGCGCTGGGCTGGCCGTCTCAGGCTGCATCCTGCAGGGGATATCCCGCAATCCGCTGGCGGATCCGGGCATCCTTGGCATCAACGCTGGCGCCGGGCTGATGGTGATGCTTTATGTTTCCTTTTTTCCAACGACATCGTTTCGTTCCATATTTCTGCTTCCGCTGCTTGCGCTTCTCGGTGCGGGGTTGACCGCTGCGCTCATCTACGCGCTGTCGTATAAGCGGAATGAAGGCGTGTCGCCGACAAGGCTCATTCTTACCGGGATTGGCGTAGCGGCTGGTATCAGCTCGGCGATGATCGTGCTGACGCTGAAGCTTGACCCGCAGAAGTATCAGTTTATGGCGACGTGGCTGGCGGGCAGCATTTGGGGCTCCAATTGGAAATTCGTGCTTGCACTGCTGCCATGGATCGTCGTGCTGCTTCCGTTGGCGTTCTACAAAGCCCGGGTGATGAACATTCTGAACCTGGGAGAGAACTCGGCGACAGGGCTTGGCATACCGGTGGAGAAGGAGCGGCTGCTGCTGTTAGCGGTAGCGGTTGGACTAGCTGGCTCGTCCGTTGCGGTTAGCGGCGGTATCGGCTTCGTCGGCCTGATCGCGCCCCATTTGGCGAGGCGGCTTGTCGGACCGAAGCATGAGCTGCTGCTGCCGGCATCGGCTATGACCGGTGCGCTGCTCGTCATCGTTGCCGATACGATCGGGCGCTGGCTGATGCAGCCTACGGAGATTCCAACAGGCATCGTTGTGGCCGTTATTGGGGCCCCGTATTTTCTCTATTTGCTGTCAAAAGTTAAAGGTTGA